In one window of Thermus aquaticus DNA:
- a CDS encoding serine/threonine-protein kinase: MGAVSLAGKTLLGRYRVVRPLGQGALATVYLAFDPFGTPYALKLFPKGAEARRNREFWVGKRLDHPNLNPVLEKLDLEEGPALLLAYAPGEEMERWMGRRPGKPRALQVFRQLLLALAHMHAKGLVHRDVKPENIIVAGTDEARLVDFDLSGPVAEAFKKPLRVGTLPYLAPEQVLGQSPGPEADVYAAGVILYWILSGEHPFVGAPEEVLLGHLKAPVPPLPGLGERERAYLERLLAKRPKERFKDAGEALEAFPF; encoded by the coding sequence GTGGGGGCGGTGAGCCTGGCGGGGAAGACCCTTCTAGGGCGCTACCGGGTGGTGCGCCCCCTGGGCCAGGGAGCCCTGGCCACGGTCTACCTGGCCTTTGACCCCTTCGGCACCCCCTACGCCCTCAAGCTCTTCCCCAAAGGGGCCGAGGCCCGGCGGAACCGGGAGTTCTGGGTGGGTAAGCGCCTGGACCACCCCAACCTGAACCCCGTCCTGGAGAAGCTGGACCTGGAGGAAGGCCCGGCCCTCCTCCTGGCCTACGCCCCGGGGGAGGAGATGGAGCGGTGGATGGGGCGGAGGCCGGGGAAGCCCCGGGCCCTTCAGGTCTTCCGCCAGCTCCTTCTGGCCCTGGCCCACATGCACGCCAAAGGCCTGGTCCACCGGGACGTGAAGCCGGAAAACATCATCGTGGCGGGCACCGACGAGGCCCGCCTGGTGGACTTTGACCTCTCCGGCCCGGTGGCCGAGGCCTTCAAAAAGCCCCTGAGGGTGGGCACCCTCCCCTACCTGGCCCCGGAGCAGGTCCTGGGGCAAAGCCCCGGCCCCGAGGCCGACGTGTACGCCGCCGGGGTCATCCTCTACTGGATCCTCTCCGGGGAACATCCCTTTGTGGGAGCCCCGGAAGAGGTCCTCCTGGGCCACCTGAAGGCGCCCGTCCCCCCCCTTCCCGGGCTTGGGGAGAGGGAGCGGGCCTACTTGGAGCGCCTCCTGGCCAAGCGCCCGAAAGAGCGGTTCAAGGACGCCGGGGAAGCCCTGGAGGCTTTCCCCTTCTAA
- a CDS encoding patatin-like phospholipase family protein, which yields MRGLALSGGGARGLAHIGVLEVFLEAGLDFQVVAGTSMGAIVGALFAAGRTPGEMLEMARKTPWLALLGLSPREGLFSRRKLKDFLAEHLPPRFEDLKRPLVVTAVDVATGRLVFLTQGELPSAVLASAAYPGLLAPVEREGRLLFDGGVLDNLPVDGARLLGALEVYAVDVTPERAVAEVPKNLLALARRAVDLMQLHLTSVRLALYAPEVYVRPALQGVGIEDFRRLEEIVEAGREAARKVLDKVGGV from the coding sequence GTGCGGGGCTTGGCGCTTTCCGGAGGCGGGGCCAGGGGGCTGGCCCACATCGGGGTTCTGGAGGTCTTCCTGGAGGCGGGGCTGGACTTCCAGGTGGTGGCGGGCACCAGCATGGGGGCCATCGTGGGGGCCCTCTTCGCCGCCGGGCGGACCCCAGGGGAGATGCTGGAGATGGCCCGGAAGACCCCTTGGCTGGCCCTGCTGGGCCTCTCCCCCAGGGAGGGCCTCTTCTCCCGCAGGAAGCTCAAGGACTTCCTGGCAGAGCACCTGCCCCCCCGGTTTGAGGACCTGAAGCGGCCCCTGGTGGTGACGGCGGTGGACGTGGCCACGGGTAGGCTCGTCTTCCTCACCCAGGGGGAGCTTCCCAGCGCCGTCCTGGCCTCCGCCGCCTACCCGGGCCTCCTGGCCCCGGTGGAGCGGGAGGGCAGGCTCCTCTTTGACGGGGGAGTTCTGGACAACCTGCCCGTGGACGGGGCCAGGCTCCTGGGGGCTTTGGAGGTCTACGCCGTGGACGTGACCCCGGAGCGGGCGGTGGCGGAGGTTCCCAAAAACCTCCTCGCCCTGGCCCGGCGGGCGGTGGACCTCATGCAGCTCCACCTGACCTCGGTGCGCCTCGCCCTTTACGCCCCCGAGGTCTACGTGCGCCCGGCCCTCCAGGGGGTGGGTATAGAGGACTTCCGGCGCCTGGAGGAGATCGTGGAGGCCGGAAGGGAGGCCGCAAGGAAGGTTTTGGACAAGGTGGGAGGGGTATGA
- the lepB gene encoding signal peptidase I, giving the protein MKAFWEYLFKEWFRQVGEALLVAFLVTTFVFTTVGVVGQSMFPTLRNGERVLVPKWETWLVRFGLKEWRRGEIAILKPPEGTPYATARFPVLGFSFRAFFIKRIVAVPGDEVYVERGVVHVNGVPLLETHITDHLSPWPDSFPGVCYKDGRMTRIITQQGDFPVDLLPAYLKPLKEMLLPPSEGVLARSRLEEACEVGRIRLKKGYYFVMGDNRTLGGSEDSRTFGPVPVEAIAGRASFVWWPVFVRDERGLRLNLRRLEPPAVYRLR; this is encoded by the coding sequence ATGAAGGCGTTCTGGGAGTATCTTTTCAAGGAGTGGTTTCGGCAGGTGGGGGAGGCCCTGCTGGTGGCCTTTCTGGTCACCACCTTCGTCTTCACCACCGTGGGGGTGGTGGGGCAGAGCATGTTTCCCACCCTAAGGAACGGCGAGCGGGTCCTGGTGCCCAAGTGGGAGACCTGGCTGGTGCGCTTCGGCCTCAAGGAGTGGCGTCGGGGGGAGATCGCCATCCTCAAGCCCCCCGAGGGCACCCCTTACGCCACCGCCCGCTTTCCCGTGCTGGGCTTTTCCTTCAGGGCCTTCTTCATCAAGCGCATCGTGGCCGTGCCCGGGGACGAGGTGTACGTGGAGCGGGGGGTGGTCCACGTGAACGGTGTGCCCCTTCTGGAGACCCACATCACCGACCACCTCTCCCCCTGGCCCGACTCCTTCCCCGGGGTTTGCTACAAGGACGGGCGCATGACCCGCATCATCACCCAGCAGGGGGACTTCCCCGTGGACCTTCTCCCCGCCTACCTTAAGCCCCTCAAGGAGATGCTCCTGCCCCCTTCGGAAGGGGTCCTGGCCCGGAGCCGGCTGGAGGAGGCTTGTGAGGTGGGGCGGATCCGCCTCAAGAAGGGGTACTACTTCGTCATGGGGGATAACCGCACCTTAGGGGGCTCCGAGGACTCCCGCACCTTCGGGCCCGTGCCCGTGGAGGCCATCGCCGGGCGGGCCAGCTTCGTCTGGTGGCCCGTCTTCGTGCGGGACGAAAGGGGCCTCCGCCTGAACCTGAGGCGGCTTGAGCCCCCGGCGGTCTACAGGCTCAGGTGA
- a CDS encoding LutC/YkgG family protein: MDARTRILSRVKRALKDRPKAELPGPPHPAPLPDPLELFLRRLEENGGEGRLMRREEVRSFLEALAQGFSGAALGRTLPLDLRPPLPELPPEEAPLGVSYALFAVAETGSVALSSEEGRKVHLLPPTHLVFVEAERVYGTLAEALASLEALPTALGLHSGPSKSADIGQVMVKGVHGPGRLLVAVLT, encoded by the coding sequence GTGGACGCCAGAACTAGGATCCTCTCCCGGGTGAAGCGGGCCCTGAAGGATCGCCCCAAGGCGGAGCTCCCGGGCCCTCCCCACCCTGCGCCTCTTCCCGACCCCCTGGAGCTTTTCCTCAGGCGGCTTGAGGAAAACGGCGGGGAAGGCCGCCTCATGCGGCGGGAGGAGGTGAGAAGCTTCCTGGAAGCCCTGGCCCAGGGCTTCTCCGGGGCCGCCTTGGGCAGGACCCTGCCCCTGGACCTCCGGCCCCCCCTCCCCGAGCTTCCCCCGGAGGAGGCCCCTCTGGGCGTATCCTACGCCCTCTTCGCCGTGGCGGAGACGGGGAGCGTGGCCCTCTCCTCCGAGGAGGGACGGAAGGTCCACCTCCTCCCCCCCACCCACCTGGTCTTCGTGGAGGCGGAGAGGGTCTACGGGACCTTGGCGGAAGCCCTGGCCTCCCTGGAGGCCCTCCCCACCGCCCTAGGCCTCCACTCCGGCCCCTCCAAGAGCGCCGACATCGGCCAGGTGATGGTGAAGGGGGTCCACGGACCGGGGAGGCTTTTGGTGGCCGTCCTCACCTGA
- a CDS encoding LutB/LldF family L-lactate oxidation iron-sulfur protein: MRAKARFYPKEAARLLKERPGVREAVTGATLHFERNRLRAYAEVPIEEWRERAKAIKDHVLSHLDRYLEEAERRLLEKGARVHWAEGPEEAHQVLLEIVRRRGVRRAVKAKSMLTEELGVNPFLESLGVEVFETDLGEYLIQLLKEPPSHIVGPAIHLSLEEIRRLFHERFGTPLEASPEALAGVARKVLREAFLTADLGISGANFLVAETGTLALMENEGNIRLSTSLPRVHVAFVGLEKLLPRLSDLALFLPLTARAATGQRLSTYVSLLGGPAKEGEEGPEEVHVVLVDHGRTALLADPEAWETLRCLRCGACLNACPVYRQTGGHPYGYVYSGPIGAVLDPGLLSLEEAYPLPYASTLCGACLEACPVKIPIPRLLLTWRHRAVAEGLTPGWEKTAMAAFRKVMESPALYRLFSKALRGLPLPQDLLPLLRAWTEGRGALRPSPKPFHELWREMEEDRGRQN; this comes from the coding sequence ATGCGGGCTAAGGCCAGGTTCTACCCCAAGGAGGCGGCGAGGCTTCTCAAGGAGAGGCCCGGGGTGCGGGAAGCGGTCACCGGGGCCACGCTGCACTTTGAGCGGAACCGCCTCCGGGCCTATGCCGAGGTGCCCATAGAGGAGTGGCGGGAGCGGGCCAAGGCGATCAAGGACCACGTCTTAAGCCACCTGGACCGCTACCTGGAGGAGGCGGAAAGGCGCCTTTTAGAAAAGGGGGCGCGGGTCCACTGGGCGGAAGGGCCGGAGGAGGCCCATCAGGTGCTCCTGGAGATCGTAAGGAGGCGAGGGGTCCGGCGGGCGGTTAAGGCCAAGAGCATGCTGACGGAGGAGCTCGGGGTGAACCCCTTCCTGGAGTCCTTGGGGGTGGAGGTCTTTGAGACCGACTTAGGAGAGTACCTGATCCAGCTCCTAAAGGAGCCCCCGAGCCACATCGTGGGCCCCGCCATCCACCTCTCCCTCGAGGAGATCCGGAGGCTCTTCCACGAGCGCTTCGGCACCCCCCTGGAGGCGAGCCCCGAGGCGCTGGCGGGCGTGGCCCGGAAGGTCCTGAGGGAGGCCTTCCTCACCGCCGACCTGGGCATCAGCGGGGCCAACTTCCTGGTGGCGGAGACGGGCACCCTGGCCCTCATGGAAAACGAGGGGAACATCCGGCTCTCCACCAGCCTCCCCAGGGTCCACGTGGCCTTCGTGGGGCTGGAGAAGCTCCTCCCCCGCCTTTCTGACCTCGCCCTCTTCCTTCCCCTCACCGCCCGGGCGGCCACGGGGCAGAGGCTTTCCACCTATGTCTCCCTCCTAGGGGGCCCGGCGAAGGAAGGGGAGGAGGGCCCCGAGGAGGTCCACGTGGTTCTGGTGGACCACGGCCGCACCGCCCTCCTGGCCGATCCCGAGGCCTGGGAGACCCTGAGGTGCCTCCGGTGCGGGGCCTGCCTCAACGCCTGCCCCGTCTACCGCCAGACCGGGGGGCACCCCTACGGCTACGTCTACTCGGGGCCCATCGGGGCGGTCCTGGACCCGGGCCTCCTCTCCCTGGAGGAGGCCTACCCCCTCCCCTACGCCTCCACCCTGTGCGGGGCCTGCCTCGAGGCCTGCCCGGTCAAGATCCCCATCCCCAGGCTCCTCCTCACCTGGCGGCACCGGGCCGTAGCCGAGGGCCTCACCCCCGGCTGGGAGAAGACAGCCATGGCGGCCTTCCGCAAGGTCATGGAAAGCCCCGCCCTCTACCGCCTCTTCTCCAAGGCCCTGAGGGGGCTTCCCCTCCCCCAGGACCTCCTCCCCCTCCTAAGGGCCTGGACGGAAGGCCGCGGGGCCTTAAGGCCAAGCCCCAAGCCCTTCCACGAACTCTGGCGGGAAATGGAGGAAGACCGTGGACGCCAGAACTAG
- a CDS encoding (Fe-S)-binding protein encodes MRVALFITCLADQFYAEAGVAAVRLLRALGVEVDFPEGQTCCGQPAFNAGHWEEARALARRTLRVFQEAEYVVLPSGSCASMLRNHYPELLPGSREALAFSERVYELSQFLVRVLGVERLGEGLKGVRVAYHHGCHALRELGVREEPLTLLTNAGAEVLPWEAAEECCGFGGLFSVKLPEVSLAMADRKLSTLPAAQVLTSTDAGCLLHLSGRMAKSGVNLRVAPLATLLWEAYAG; translated from the coding sequence ATGCGGGTAGCCCTCTTCATCACCTGCCTAGCGGACCAGTTCTACGCCGAGGCCGGGGTGGCGGCGGTGCGCCTCCTAAGGGCCCTGGGGGTGGAGGTGGACTTCCCCGAGGGGCAGACCTGTTGCGGCCAGCCCGCCTTCAACGCCGGGCACTGGGAGGAGGCCAGGGCCCTGGCCAGGCGCACCCTGCGGGTCTTCCAGGAGGCGGAGTACGTGGTCCTGCCCTCGGGAAGCTGCGCCAGCATGCTGAGGAACCACTACCCCGAGCTCCTGCCCGGGAGCCGGGAGGCCCTGGCCTTTTCGGAAAGGGTCTATGAACTTTCCCAGTTCCTGGTGCGGGTCCTGGGGGTGGAGAGGCTGGGGGAGGGCCTGAAGGGGGTAAGGGTAGCCTACCACCACGGCTGCCACGCCCTAAGGGAGCTCGGGGTGCGGGAGGAACCCCTCACCCTCCTCACGAACGCCGGGGCCGAGGTCCTCCCCTGGGAGGCCGCCGAGGAGTGCTGCGGCTTCGGGGGGCTTTTCAGCGTCAAGCTCCCCGAGGTCTCCTTAGCTATGGCGGACCGGAAGCTCTCCACCCTGCCCGCGGCCCAGGTCCTCACCTCCACCGACGCCGGCTGCCTTCTCCACCTCTCGGGCCGGATGGCCAAAAGTGGCGTGAACCTGAGGGTGGCCCCCCTGGCCACCCTCCTCTGGGAGGCGTATGCGGGCTAA
- a CDS encoding sensor histidine kinase — MLSFRARLFLAFSLLWLLFLVGALYLAGRGVEGALRGHLEATLLQDARQAAEAYQRGQAGSLLTTGGVYLHLYTQDGEPLVLSREDHRLPKEALKGAGDGVRWAKGFAWTAVPTPLGLLVLTAEAEPIERALLALRRALLEAFFLLFPLGTLLVYLTARLATRPLEGAAREIALRSPERLTPIALALPKDELGRMVEAVNALLLALKEAKERERTFLAEVGHELRTPLTVLLGHLDRLERNPLDLEGLKTARATAERMRRLVEDLLDLARGEVGLSLNPHILDLKALAEEAAREQGVACEGETAEVLGDPDRLLQMLRNLIANAVRAAGKEKVRVRVKKSPPFGLVEVEDEGPGIPEDLLPHVFERFRKGPGGGTGLGLAVAQAIARAHGGQIEVESTPGRTLFRVRLPLLEED; from the coding sequence GTGCTTTCCTTCCGGGCCAGGCTCTTCCTCGCCTTCAGCCTCCTCTGGCTCCTCTTTCTGGTGGGGGCCTTGTACCTGGCGGGCCGGGGGGTAGAGGGCGCCCTCCGGGGCCACCTGGAGGCCACCCTCCTCCAGGACGCCAGGCAGGCGGCGGAGGCCTACCAGAGGGGCCAGGCGGGAAGCCTTCTCACCACCGGCGGGGTCTACCTCCACCTCTACACCCAGGACGGCGAGCCCCTGGTCCTCTCCCGGGAAGACCATCGCCTCCCCAAAGAGGCCCTGAAGGGCGCGGGGGATGGGGTCCGGTGGGCCAAAGGCTTCGCCTGGACGGCGGTCCCCACCCCTTTGGGCCTTTTGGTCCTCACCGCCGAGGCCGAGCCCATAGAAAGGGCCCTTCTGGCCCTGCGCCGGGCCCTTCTGGAAGCCTTCTTCCTCCTCTTCCCCTTAGGGACCCTCCTGGTCTACCTGACCGCCCGCCTGGCCACCAGGCCCCTGGAAGGGGCGGCCCGGGAGATCGCCCTCCGCAGCCCCGAGCGCCTCACCCCCATCGCCCTGGCCCTGCCCAAGGACGAGCTGGGCCGCATGGTGGAGGCGGTGAACGCCCTCCTTTTGGCCCTCAAGGAGGCCAAGGAGCGGGAACGCACCTTTTTGGCCGAGGTGGGCCACGAGCTCCGCACCCCCCTCACCGTCCTCCTGGGCCACCTGGACCGGCTGGAGCGGAACCCCTTGGACCTCGAGGGCCTCAAGACCGCCCGGGCCACGGCCGAGCGGATGCGCCGCCTGGTGGAGGACCTCCTGGACCTGGCCCGGGGCGAGGTGGGCCTCTCCCTGAACCCCCACATCCTGGACCTGAAGGCCCTGGCCGAGGAGGCCGCCCGGGAGCAGGGGGTGGCCTGCGAGGGGGAGACGGCCGAGGTCCTGGGAGACCCGGACCGCCTGCTGCAGATGCTCCGCAACCTCATCGCCAACGCCGTCCGGGCCGCCGGAAAGGAGAAGGTCCGGGTGCGGGTGAAGAAAAGCCCTCCCTTCGGCCTGGTGGAGGTGGAGGACGAGGGGCCGGGCATCCCGGAAGACCTCCTCCCCCACGTCTTTGAGCGCTTCCGCAAGGGCCCTGGCGGGGGCACCGGCTTAGGCCTCGCCGTGGCCCAGGCCATCGCCCGGGCCCACGGGGGGCAGATAGAGGTGGAAAGCACCCCGGGAAGGACCCTTTTCCGGGTGCGGCTTCCTCTTCTAGAGGAAGACTAA
- a CDS encoding response regulator transcription factor: MKRILLIEDDPEVARLLELELKEAGFAVEWAKSGVEGLIRHREKRPDLVVLDLGLPDLDGGEVARRIRATDDTPILVLTAQDAVERKVSLLSEGADDYLVKPFHPAELLARIQVQLRHREGSEVLSVGELTLYPKRRQVFFREQEVRLSPKEFDLLALLMSRPGRVFSRQEIEEKVWGRPLGRDSNVLDVHVANLRAKLREAGAYGYLRTVRGLGYALRPRGEGE, from the coding sequence ATGAAGCGCATCCTCCTCATAGAGGACGACCCCGAGGTGGCGAGGCTTCTGGAGCTGGAACTGAAGGAAGCGGGCTTCGCCGTGGAATGGGCCAAAAGCGGCGTGGAGGGCCTCATCCGCCACCGGGAGAAGCGGCCCGACCTGGTGGTCCTGGACCTGGGCCTCCCCGACCTGGACGGCGGCGAGGTGGCCCGGAGGATCCGCGCCACCGACGATACCCCCATCCTGGTCCTCACCGCCCAGGACGCCGTGGAGCGCAAGGTCTCCCTCCTCTCCGAAGGGGCCGACGACTACCTGGTCAAGCCCTTCCACCCCGCCGAGCTTCTGGCCCGCATCCAGGTCCAGCTTCGGCACCGGGAGGGGAGCGAGGTCCTCTCGGTGGGGGAGCTTACCCTTTACCCCAAGCGGCGGCAGGTCTTCTTCCGGGAGCAGGAGGTGCGGCTTTCCCCCAAGGAGTTTGACCTTCTGGCCCTCCTCATGAGCCGCCCCGGGCGGGTCTTCTCCCGCCAGGAGATAGAGGAGAAGGTCTGGGGCCGCCCCCTGGGCCGGGACTCCAACGTCCTGGACGTCCACGTGGCCAACCTGCGGGCCAAGCTCCGCGAGGCCGGGGCCTACGGGTATCTGCGCACGGTGCGGGGCCTGGGCTACGCCCTCCGCCCCCGGGGCGAAGGGGAGTAG
- a CDS encoding DUF502 domain-containing protein translates to MRLRQRLLTGLVTLLPLLVTLYFLGWVYAYSGSYIQAFLRFLGLEVPQAYRPALPFVGLLLAAALIYLVGALAEHYLGRRLIVSLERSLLLLPIVRDIYKAVQQIAHTLFGQKEVKFSRAAVIEYPRRGLYTLCFVVQPVEGRLPPLPEGYTAVLVPTSPVPASGVVILVPSEEVIPLEISVEDALKYVVSAGFLLPEKPSKAFSALQQNPTPPA, encoded by the coding sequence CTCCGGCAACGCCTCCTCACCGGCCTGGTCACCCTTCTCCCCCTCCTGGTCACCCTCTACTTCCTGGGCTGGGTCTACGCCTACTCCGGCAGCTACATCCAGGCCTTCCTGCGCTTTTTGGGCCTCGAGGTGCCCCAGGCCTATAGGCCCGCCCTCCCCTTCGTGGGCCTCCTTCTGGCGGCGGCCCTCATCTACCTGGTGGGGGCGCTGGCGGAGCACTACCTGGGCAGGCGCCTCATCGTCTCCCTAGAGCGCTCCCTCCTCCTCCTACCCATCGTGCGGGACATCTACAAGGCGGTCCAGCAGATCGCCCACACCCTCTTCGGCCAAAAAGAGGTCAAGTTCAGCCGGGCGGCGGTCATTGAGTACCCCAGGCGGGGCCTTTACACCCTCTGCTTCGTGGTCCAGCCGGTGGAAGGCCGCCTTCCCCCTCTGCCCGAGGGGTACACCGCCGTTTTGGTCCCCACGAGCCCCGTCCCCGCCAGCGGCGTGGTGATCCTGGTGCCCTCCGAGGAGGTCATCCCCCTGGAGATCAGCGTGGAGGACGCCCTTAAGTACGTGGTCTCCGCCGGCTTCCTCCTGCCCGAAAAACCTTCAAAGGCCTTTAGCGCCCTCCAACAAAACCCCACGCCCCCCGCCTAG